ATTAGCAGCTCATCTTTACAGTTCAGAGCTTCATCCTGACTAAGTTTTATCACTTAAAAACATGCTTCAGACTCATGTTAGTTTTCTGGTCTCCGTTATAGATCTTTACTTTAAGCCCAAGCAGTGTTTACAGCAGAACACTTACATTTGATGCCATAATGAATATTTAACCTATATGAAGATTGTGAACAATATTTGTTGGTGCATGAAGCAACATCTTTAAACACCTCTTGTGAAAGTAGAAAGCTATGATGCTTCAAAGCATACCTTGTGCGGTGAATCTTCTACAATGTCACTGATTGAATCAACAACACCCACAGATTTGTCTGAAGGACCAGTCTGCATGAAAATAGGAACTGTCTGAAAACCTGCTACATGGAATAATAATGACAGTGTACCTTAGAAACTAAAAGAATATGATAGAAAACACTGTCTTAATTGGTAAGTAGTTTTCTCAGTACATCCTACAAAGCTCAAGAAGAAGTTTGTGTGCAAGAAAGAAAGGTAGCACAAAAAGAGGAATATGAAGATTCATAGTTTCAGAGCAACTTATACACAAAGAGGTGTATGATACAGAGCATATTTCCTAAACATGGCAAACACTATATTTTGTAATGAACGCACAAATTTTTGGCAAATTAGTAAATTACTAATTGTGATACACAAAAAAAACAGTGTTCCGCAAAAGCCAACAATGTTCAtgtaacagaaatttcatccttTCATCCCAGTCATTCAATATAATCATGAGGAGCTATAGGACACAATCACCACCCTACAAAAGATTTACATCTCATGAACATTTGCCAAAACACATAAGGTTTGCTAATTGCTACATATGGATACTGGACCAGTGACAAAGAACTAAAGCAAAGATTTGAAGTATTATATTTGGGAGAaatcaaattatatatttttattcatcATTTCATCTATATATCAGTTCCAAACTTCCAAATAATCTTAGTAACATAAGCTACAGTTTTGAGTAGCACGATTCCCATTTCTGTTATTTTGTACCATCCAAGCcaataaatcaataaattaaaataatgacaGGTCTTCTTTGGGAAAGTAGAGCAAACATGACTTAAGGAGGCAAATAAGAAAGGTAAATCATGTATGCCAATAAGAGGATAGGAAAGAGATGCAAATAAATTCAAGTACACAAAATTACCTTCACAAATATCTGTAATAATACTGAGTTTGTGATCTACTTATCAAACATCAGTCATCACTCAATAGAAAGAAGCATCTACCATAATATGAACAACGCTTATAATAAGAATGGAGAACAGCATGGAAATGATTCTTACAGTTACATTAGCATAGTCCTTGGGACGTCTGAGTTTAAGATCGGAACCAGAAAAGGACATTCCATCCAAAGAGAGAGCAGCAGAAGCATCCTCAGGGGTCAGAAACTCTAAAAGAGCTTGACTCTTTTCCTTATGTATCTGCAGTTCAAAGCAAGAGCTTGCTGAATGTTCAACTCACAATGAACATGCAGAACAGATTAatagatcaagaaaacgaaTGGACACATACTATACAGCTGATACAAGGTTGGGTCCCTTGGACATAGTTAACACCAGATGACAGCAAACGCTTGTTAATGCATTCTATTAAATCTTTCTCAGATGCTGAAACAGGCAAGTTTTCTAGATAAAGCCTCCTCTTAGGTCTTGTCGCTTGAGTTAGCTGAATTGACTCAACAGCATGCAGCTGTGAAGATATGGAATGGAGAGAAATTCCAATAGGCTTCACTACAGGAGGAGGAGCCACAGGGTACTCCATATTATACAGTGATAATTTTTGGCTTGTAGCATTCAAATTGAAAAGAGTTGTTGTAGCTATCACACTCTCTTTTTCAACAGGTTGCATATCCCATCCAGCGGCTCTTTTCTCCGGAGAACGACGAGTTGGGGAAGGAGTTTTAGCAGCAGCCTCTGTTTTTCTCTTTCTAGGTGAATAGCCTCCAAGACCACTCGAATTATTAGTATTACGCCTGTAGTGACTAGTAGATCCAGTACTGGGCATCCTCTTGTTATCAACATTAGAGTGTTCTCTTCCTGATTTGTCTTTTGTAGAATGAGATGATGGTTCTGCAATCTCCCTTTTATCTTtcgatgtgtgtttgtgagccTTTGGTGACTGTGAAAGAGATCTTTTACCTACATTTTTTTCGCGATCTTTCCTCTGTGACCGTCTTCTTTTTGACCTGGATCCTTCAAGATATGTCCGTGTTGGTTCTGTCCCTTTTCTTACAGAATCATTCTTTTTAACACTATCCCTGCCTCTAGACTTATCTTCTTCAGGGTTATGTTTGTGTTTCTTTTCCTTTACAGATTTCTCTCTGCCTCTGGCATTTAAGTTATCTGTTTTCCTAACATCTCTCACATCTCTTTTCTTATGCTCATGATCAGAATCACTGCCTATCTGCTCATCTGTTTTCCTCTTTCTGTGAATCTGTCTCTCATCTTTATGTGGTTGTGCTTTTACTATTTCAGATTTGATTCTGCTTCTTTCAGAAACTCTATCCTGTTTATATGATTCACTATCCTTCCTCTTTTCACGTCCATTATCAGAACTAACTCTTGATAGGGCATCTGTTTTTCTGCTGCCATGATTTCTTCCCTCAAATATTTCATCTGACACTCTATTGCGCCTTGGAATCCTGTCTCCTTTGTCCTTTGACTTAGCATCAGGATATCGAGATCGGTCTGCATTATCCTGGACCGAATTCTCATTCTTTCTAGATGCGTTAACATCTGATTTTCTCCTAGACCTTACCTTCACAAGATCATTTATGTTTCTGCTTTCAGCCAGTGGTTTTGAATCATCACTTATTCGTGGAAGACATTCTAGAATATCAGATTCCCTCTCCACGTTCTCTTGAGCTAATTCACTATCAACTGCACCATAGCTGCTGGACACTTGTTGAGCAGTATCACCCTTGTTTTTTCTTCTACGCATTATCTCATCATAACTCATTGGTCTTGTTCTCGCTGAAGTGCCATCCAAAATATCCTCCAGTGACATTTCATTAGTATTTCGGTGTTGTGAATCAGATCCAGCCATCGTGATTGTACACTTCCACACTGGTACTATAGCAACATATTCAAGAAGGATaaccaaaaatatgaaaaaaatcacCAATTTTCTACACACGGATTTAAAGGCTACCACCAGCGCTCTTCCGGaagaatttgaaaaaaatgattgatAAAGGTGCTTATTTATCTGTTATCATTACACGTATCTTCCAATAAAATAGGTATGCTCTCAGAAATTCATACATATTCAAATACTCCAGCAGCTAACAGAACATTTTAAAGGCAGTGTACAAGTGATGGCGGAGGGTAACCGAAAATTTACCTCAATTTAGTATAAGAAAGTGGCGGTTGTTTGGTGCAATAGCCCCCTTTCGCGGCGGAAGAAGATTGCCGCGCGGCTGCGCCTGCAAATGAGGTGGATACGGAAAGAGTAGAAGATGGAAGTCGCGTCGGCAGGACGGCGGTGCGCAGAAGGGGGTGGAGTAGGATGGGCAATTCTTTGTTGGGGGAAGAGTGAAGACAATAGGAATACGAGTATTAATTTAGGGTTGCATTTGCACAGCACCAGTGAATGGAGTGATTTTATTAACAACCTTGCAAATAAATCGATCGAATAGTTACCATTATTCACATTTTTATACACAAGCTACCTTCCTGAATTCCATCAACTGATGCATATTTTCATGTTTATACTTTCTATACTAGTATAttattcctctctctctctctctctgctctGTTAGATGTTTTCTTCCatcctaaaaattaattttgttgttTATATTTCGTGTTTAAAGCCTTATTTCTTTTGAGATTGTTGAATCATTTTTTCCTGTACGATTTCCgtttaaattttatgattttttttttaatttccctTCTCCATAAAAACATGAATATTCTATTTTCGGAAGTTATAAAAACATCAACATttcttttcatctttttttctatatatagcTATTGACTTAATTGTGATTGTTACGATTGTCATTGTAGcttttgatttataatttaaCGTAAGAAAAATGACTTCCAACTTTTGCCATGATggagtacgaactaaacaagcccaacagcagtaaagcccaagaaagagtatcagttcggcacaaccaaagagtatcagtccggcatgactaaagagttcagttcggcacaaccaaagagttcggc
This sequence is a window from Salvia splendens isolate huo1 chromosome 5, SspV2, whole genome shotgun sequence. Protein-coding genes within it:
- the LOC121804422 gene encoding uncharacterized protein LOC121804422 — encoded protein: MAGSDSQHRNTNEMSLEDILDGTSARTRPMSYDEIMRRRKNKGDTAQQVSSSYGAVDSELAQENVERESDILECLPRISDDSKPLAESRNINDLVKVRSRRKSDVNASRKNENSVQDNADRSRYPDAKSKDKGDRIPRRNRVSDEIFEGRNHGSRKTDALSRVSSDNGREKRKDSESYKQDRVSERSRIKSEIVKAQPHKDERQIHRKRKTDEQIGSDSDHEHKKRDVRDVRKTDNLNARGREKSVKEKKHKHNPEEDKSRGRDSVKKNDSVRKGTEPTRTYLEGSRSKRRRSQRKDREKNVGKRSLSQSPKAHKHTSKDKREIAEPSSHSTKDKSGREHSNVDNKRMPSTGSTSHYRRNTNNSSGLGGYSPRKRKTEAAAKTPSPTRRSPEKRAAGWDMQPVEKESVIATTTLFNLNATSQKLSLYNMEYPVAPPPVVKPIGISLHSISSQLHAVESIQLTQATRPKRRLYLENLPVSASEKDLIECINKRLLSSGVNYVQGTQPCISCIIHKEKSQALLEFLTPEDASAALSLDGMSFSGSDLKLRRPKDYANVTTGPSDKSVGVVDSISDIVEDSPHKIFIGGISKFLSSRMLLDIARAFGPVKAFHFELIADTNETCAFLEYVDHLVTSKACAGLSGMALGGQVLTAVLATPEPDLENAGKLPTYEIPEHAKPLIKKPTTVLKLKNVLNPDDLISLSELELEEILEDIRLECSRFGMVRSINVAKKTNAVGTVELNEISNTSACTDAYDFHYANRSHRVEQPSGSASGVREFEKSETLEAPTELENNIRILEEKNGCDNITGSSDVSSGSLEPDNITRSTVADESLSNEITASNIARDEVCELPFNGEDASFKEPASQSNPEDFTGESGNQQHTSDTEQMTKCNNSSSSSVMNYELENKPSTNNLIEDHNAKLQRSEQALEIEERNEVVNVELDSIGRKQLDAPGEGDRNNVFVDLGHIFEPGSVILEYRRLEAACVAAHSLHGRTFDGRVVTVEYVGHDLYQMWFRR